In Candidatus Hydrogenedentota bacterium, the following proteins share a genomic window:
- a CDS encoding sigma-70 family RNA polymerase sigma factor codes for MPSWEDQTRSALLVLRYRGGDDGALTDLVAIWERRLYYYIRRLVDSEEDAWDLLQEVWCRVIRNLGGMRDDAAFPAWLYTVTRNTVRNHLRDTDHFSELPDRDNDQNDSSAHDEQVLPAFDAEELHRALERLNVAHREALTLHFLEGFSLDEIAGILAIPPGTVKSRLHYAKKALRRALRNEDQYYE; via the coding sequence TTGCCCTCGTGGGAAGATCAAACCCGAAGTGCACTTCTCGTCCTCCGTTATCGAGGCGGCGACGATGGCGCGCTGACGGATCTGGTGGCCATCTGGGAGCGACGTTTGTACTATTACATACGCCGTCTGGTGGATTCAGAAGAGGATGCCTGGGACCTGCTGCAAGAAGTCTGGTGCCGGGTCATCCGCAACCTTGGCGGTATGCGCGATGACGCTGCGTTTCCGGCCTGGCTCTACACAGTCACCCGCAACACCGTGCGCAATCATCTACGCGATACAGACCATTTCAGCGAACTGCCCGACAGAGACAATGATCAGAACGACTCCAGCGCCCATGACGAACAGGTGCTTCCCGCGTTTGATGCGGAGGAACTTCACAGGGCGCTGGAACGCCTGAATGTGGCGCATCGTGAAGCATTGACACTGCACTTTCTCGAGGGTTTCTCGCTCGATGAGATTGCCGGCATCCTCGCAATCCCCCCCGGCACGGTGAAATCGCGGCTCCACTATGCGAAGAAAGCGCTCCGGCGCGCGCTTAGAAATGAGGACCAGTACTATGAGTAA